In Augochlora pura isolate Apur16 chromosome 3, APUR_v2.2.1, whole genome shotgun sequence, the sequence gttaataactGTTCCTATCAGGACCGACAAGTACCAAATTCAAATGAGCTATCTTCGGGTGCCCTTTCAACCCTTGGTCCGCGCATTACACGCGCCGCCGTGGGCGCGTTTCCTTCGCCCGCGACACAGGCTTATaattcgcgatcgatcggtcgtAGGTGTTTCGGTTTGATAGAATAGAATACTAACAGGAATGCAGGCACTCGACGAGCGTGGTTGCGTCGACGAGGTATCCCCTGCAGAGAGGACAGACGATATGTTCGTTCAACTCTTTAACCAGCGGCTTCTCCCTCTCCGTCGCCTCCATGTCGGTGTTCGGTTCTGAAACAGCTGTGACGATCGGATCGTTAATCCGCGACTGCCGGCACGGGGCTGATTAAAagtcgccgccgcggcgcgcgtctCGCGCCGCTCCAACCGGCTCCGAGGACCTACCTACCGGACGGTTTTTCGcttatctaaaattaaatccCGCGTTACGCGGGTCATTAGTACCGGCCCCCGCCGTCGTCGATACGCGTCCCGATAGCCGACGGATCCGAATTCGGCGGATCTCGAGACACTACGCAGGTAGCCGGAgcgcgtcgccgtcgctcGCGCCGGGGGAATCACCGCGCAGGTAATCGGGTTCGAGTGCACGGCAGCCGGCGATCACACAGTTTTAACCGGGACTCGCCACCGGccgtcgatatatttagaataatgaaatatctcGTGGAAATCGTGCCGAAGGGGGGGACCGCGTTGCGCCGCCACTTTAAGCTCTATCTCTTAAAGGGGATGCTTTCTCTCGATCCCTTCCTACGCTCCCGCCACCCGGCGATACTTTCGACTAGATGAACCGGCGTGCTGCTGCACCCCGACGCCGCGCAACACCACGCACGGGGATCGCACGAGAGACAACGGCGAATCGCGCGTATCGCGCGAACGAATCGCTGCTCGCGCGAACGTCCCGCTACGCTCGCTACTCGGAGCATTCCTCGACCCGTTAACCGGCCGATCTCGCGAATTCTCTAGGATTAATTCACCCCTTCGTTCCGGAACAAGATTCCTACATGTATCAGATAAGAAGTTTTAAACTTGTTAATGCTGTTCAGTTTTCATCTCAGACGGTAAACGCGAAGTTAATTGTGCCTGAAAGCAAACTAAAGGGCCAGCGATCGGTCGGCTCACGGTAACCGGCTCCGCTACCCTAAACTCGCTGGACGAACGTTCGATGAGTATCGCAATCGATCACCGGGTTTTGTTCCAGCTTTTACGAGGTGTTGCGCAAGCCGGCGACGTACAATTTAATTGGCGGATCATCGATCGCGAATGAAACTCGCTACGATCGAGTTTATCGCGGATCGAAGAAACGCCTCGGCGAGAGAGGCGGGGATTATCGGTGCCGAACACGAGACGAACAACGAGGTCCTCGCGTGAAAGGTACTTGACAGTGAAACCGGCCGGTCACGCGACACCACGTCGACCTGGAAAAACTAGGTTTTCagagccgccgcgccgcggagatCTACGCGTCGCGATTTATCGCGGCACCGAGTTGCCGCTGAACGCAGTCCGATGGGACTCGGACTACGATCTTTCGCTCGTGGAATAGTCCGACGGGACTGTCCACGGGATCGAGCCGCCGCGCGGTGTCCGCACGGtggaattcttttttttcccgtGGACACGCGAGAGCGGTTCGTCTGTTTGGGAAACGGTTCGCGTGCGACGAGGCTCGCGAGCACGGGGCCAAGTGTCACTGCGCATGGCAGGCGAAACTGGCCGGAAAGGAAGGCTCGACCACCTGCGTACGGGAATAACACGGCCGACTACTCGTGTTCAGGCAATTTCGGTTTGGTGAATGATTCGCCAAGGCCGGGAACACGGCGGAGACACGAAAGTGGGGTCACCAGGAATGAGCAGGAGCGGCGAGGAGGAAGAGACGCCGGCGGAAACGGGGGGAGACagagacggagacggagacggacggagccgcgcggagagagagagcgagagagagagagaagagaaagagaaacagagagagagagagaaagggtagagagacagagacgaGAGAGGAGGGAGCAGTAGCAGGGTCTCTGGACTCGAACTTGAGAAAGGTCTGGCGCCAAGCCGGCAGAGGACGAATTCGTTCGCGGTGATCCTCGCGGATCGGTTGCCCGAGGGAGAGTCCGCGatcgaaatttttcatcggcTCGGACGAACAAGCTCTATTCCCCGATTCCGGTCACGTTCTCCGCCGTCGAGGATCGCGCGGAGGCAGGAGAAACCGACCGGGGAAATGATATTCGATCGCGACGCGGCACTGCCCAAGGAAAAAAGGATATCGCTGATCAGACATCGCCGCCGCGGATACGTAGCTCGTGTTTCTACGACTATCTCCCCGCGTACAAAGGCTGTATCTTTGACCCGGCCGTTAATGCCGTTTCCGCGCTGTTTTACCGGACTTTCTACCCATCGTGTTTACCAACCACTCCCCCCAATCAACCCCTCGAGTACTCGCGGAATTTTCGGTGCGGCGCGTGTCACGACGGATCGAATACAAACAACGGCCAGCTGAAGTCGGTCGGTTCGTCGAACCCGGGTTTCCCGGTGCCGTAGCTAGGAACGAGTAACCCGACCAACGGGATACGCAGCGGAGAAACGTAATTGCGAGCGCGACGACGGGCGAGAGCTGGCCGCCATCGGCGGCTGAACCGTGGCAAATTTCGGAAAGTCGAGATGGACCGGGGTGCCCGACGTGTGTACGACCGGAGGGGTTAATTTACCGATCGCGGCGTAACACGGTGAATCTACTGTTCGCGTTCGGCATTCCAGGCGAGGAGGATCGAGTATCGCGGTGGTGTCTGGTCGGTTTGGGAGCGAGGTGACGGCGACAGGGCCAGGCGAGGAGGTTGACGGAGATTCGCGGCGACCTAGCTGACGTTTCGGGGGCGGTATAGAGAGGCTTACCAGCGGTGTGTAAGGCTGCTTACCAGCTAAACGAGAGATACGGTCGTGTCGTGGCCAGCGAGCTGCCGTCCCGGCTGGCAGCGGAACGTAGCAGCGGACGTGGCAACGACGGTGTTCTTGGTTGCCGTATCGGTTCTCGCGGTGCAGCGGCCGAGGAGAGGTGGCAACAGCGCTCCGTCCGTCGGCGTGCGGCGCCCCGAGGCTCTCTCCCGCGATAGCAAGCCTCGTTGTCGTCGCTCACGCCGTCGCACTCCTCGCCACGGCCGTTGTCACGAACCCGTGACCGCGAGCAATCCTGATAACTCGCACGCCGCCGCGAGCCACGTACCATCACGTCCCTACCGACTGCGAGCACAGCGCCGCGCACATGTCCCTGCCACGGTTTCGACCCGATTcctctccttcttcctcttccacttccttcctttcctttcctttcctttcctttcctctcCTTTCCGTcctttccttcctttctcCTTCCTTCCGTTCGCGCCGCTTCTGTCTGCCTCTACACGTCCGCTTCCCCTTCGCGcttccctcctcctccctcttccCACTGCTCCGGTACGATTCCTCTCGGTTCCGCCGTCTTTCAGCACGGCCGCGAGATCGGTCTTCCTACGCCGCCACTGCTTACGCGCTCCTACGTGTCGTCACTCCCGAACACGCGCGCCACGTTCCTCTTCGTCGtgctcgtcgtcgacgacacGACGTGGTTGTCGATCGACCGGTGGGTCGAcaggcgtgcgcgcgcgcgcgcgcgcgctcggtctccctcgttctctttctctttctcccaccCGTTCTCCTTCTCTGTAACTCTCTCGcgcgctccctctctctctctctctctttctattgctcgctctcttctcctctcagCTCGGTCTCCGTCCCCCCACCGACCGCCTCCCTCCCCCACCCTCTATCGTGCGTTGTTCCACGGTCTCCGTCGCTCTCTTCCGTTtgcctccctcctcctcctcgagGACTCTCCACGGGTCTCGTCAACGTAACACACCGTTCTCTttccttcctccctctctatctctgttttgccccctcccctctccacGTTCCCAACCCTCTCCCCGTCGTGCCTATCCGTCTTTGTTGGCCgcgcgactctctctctctctctctctctctctctctcgattcgCTGCACTCGGGACTACTCTCGAACGTACCGCGACGATACTCGATGATGTTGCGATTCGTAGGCGGCTGCCGgcaacaacgacgacgacgacgacgataacAACGTGAACGACAACGCCGACGTGCGGACGaagacgacggcggcggcgggtggcggaggcggaggcgaTCCGAGAGCAGAGCAAGTGTGTGCAGCGGTGGCGCCGAACTGCGGCCGCAGCCGTTGCCAGATTTCGATACGGTGCGATTAGAACGACGCTGCACGGAAACGACGGGAAGGCACGGCTCTGGCCGCGTATCGACCCCGCCTAAACCCCGCCTCGCTGCGACGGGGCCGCACGAGCGACGCCGAGCGTCGGCGAGCGTCGACGAACCGGCGGGTTCCCCTTTTCCGTCGTCCTCGTCCTTTTCCGCGATTCCTGCCGTTCCTCCGCTCCTCCGGCACGTCCTCCGGGCCCCCTGCACTCTGCCTCGATCATCCGTGCCCCCTTCGAACCTTCGATTCGTCCGTCGTTTCGTCGACGAGTCGATCGATCTTGTCTGTCGACGATGATGATAGTCTCGTCTGCGACGTGGTCGGTCGCCTTTCGCCTGCGTTCCGAGTGTTTTTAACAAAAGGTTCTTTTGAACTCTTGGGGCACGGGTCGGCAGCTACGAAGACGGGTCCTCGGATAAGTCCTTCTCCGCCCAACAGCTTGGCAGTCCGAAGGGCAACGCTTTTCAATCAAAATTGGCGAAAAGTAATCCGTGTAACGATTATAACTCGTTGGTTAtagtaaattgttaataattacgaaGTAATAACTAACGAATTATAGTCGTTGATCATTAATTAGAGGatacgatttttcttctccctcTGCGGAGAGGAGTGATATCTCATTCGTAAAGGGGGCATGTCCTTCGGAGGAACGAGCAGACAGCGCTGAAAGTTGGTTAGAACGGCTCAATGTTCACTTAACAATTAGAGTCGGCGAGCAATGACCAGACGCATGAGCAATGTCGCACGCAATTGTCCAACGCGATTTCCATTGCTTCCGTCCAGAGTCATCAGAGTTCTCGGCTGCGCAGTAATTTCTCTCAAATTGTAGACGAAagtagacaatttaaaaagagaaaatacaattattcgagGCTTGCGACTCGTTTCCTCGATTTCCGGTAATCAAGAACTATGAAAACGAGCTGCAAGCCTCGGGAATAATCGTATCCGCTCCTCccccaaattgtccattttgtCTCTGCAATCCGAGGGGCAATTCGAGAGTatttactatacatatatcttcCGCATCTTTTCCGGTGTCCTGCGCGATCAAACGACATCCGCGATCGAGACGAGGGCGACCGAATCGTCAACAGCAATCGCGTGCAGACGAGCGGGAGGCGCTGGTTGGACCAACTCTCTCGAGCGTCGCCTGACCGTGCAGTCATCTCGCACGTCGCTCTAATTATCGGATGCACCGTGTGCCGGCCGTGCCGCATCGAGCATAAAAAGCAGCTTTCGAGCAGCGGCGCGTTAAGAACGGTGACTTGTCGGTGCCGCAATAAAACCGCGTCGACGGACGGAGCGCGATAAATATGCGGCGACctaacggcggcggcggcggatgCAGCGTACGTGGCCGATCCACGctggagagaaaaaaagttcTCTATCATCGGATCCCCGGTTTTTCCGCGATCTTTTTTCTTCCGTTTCACTCGTCGGATCGAGCGTTTTTTATCGCGCCGATAGCACTCGGGACGGATCAGGCGTCcgttgccgcgccgcgcgcgaaattCAAGGTCCCGGAAATCGACGTTTCGTATTCGTCGAGCTGGTAGACGCGGCTCGATCCATTATGCATAATGCTTCCTGGCCTCTAGTTTCGTAACTTCGATCTGTGTATCGAAGGAAACACGGCCGCCACGGTTCGCAAAAGGCGTTACTCTAGTTTCGACGATAGGCCACGCACGATgtttaacgcgcgcgcgcgcgcgcgcacgcacgcacacggACGCGAGCCGTCCGCCGAtaacgcggccgcgcgacaACCGACCGAATTGTATTCGAGAAGTATCCCGTGCGTACCTACTTATGCATTGTATAACAGCGGCTCGCGCGGCGATACGTCGCGACgctattgtaaatttaaatgtcCCGCTATTTATAGAACCCGGTAACCGGTTGATCCTGATTGGCCGTCGCGCGGCGTTCCTCGCCGAGAACAACGCGCTCCGTTTTTCCGAGCGGCTTCCGAGATTTCGGTGCCCCTACGGTGGAATGCTCCAACATTCCTGCGACGCGGGAGCACGGTGCCTCCGAGCGACGTTTCGAAAGTTGGCTGCGATCTCGAAGAACGTTCCTAAGACATTCGATGATCTTTGTAAGACGAATCCGCGTAATACGTTAAATCGTAACGAATTCCTTGAGCCTGCTAGACGACAATATCTTCGCTCTGAAATCTCGTATAATCGTTTCAATTGACCGCCTGTAGAAATCGCTGGAAGAAGCTACTTGATCCATCAACCGAAGGAAACGAGTTAATTCGTTAATGGTGTCTTTCTGTATCTTCCTCGGACTCTTCCTGTATCTTCTCTGGAATTTTCATCCCTTATGCAACATCGTTGATAgtcaattgtaattaatataggATTTACCTATTTTTCCTGAAAcgaatttataacaatagatAAAAACGCTGAGAACAGAAAGCATAGTGCATCGGAATTTCAAGCGGCGATAACTCGAAATCGCGTAACACGCGAGATCCCTCTTTGCAGCCgcgaaattacataaatatcgcCGATATAACCGTGAATCTGCATCTTCGGTTGTGACGCGATACCCGTGCGACAGTTCGTTAATGAAAAATCCGTGGATCGATGGATTAACGTCGTCGAACGGCCGTCGCGAAGAtcgagcgagaaagaaaaaggcaGGGCGTCGCGATGCCGGGGGTTGCGGCGAGAACAAGAGGGAGCGAGCGAACGCGTGCGATAGACAGGGAGAGCGGGAGAACGAGAGGAACGACAGAGCccgaccgatcgatcggcggcgACGCGGTACAGTTCGTTCCGTAGCGACCGTCGCCTTGAAAAAGAGACAATCGAGCCGAGCGAACCCGGTTTTGCGTCCATCGGCCGAGCACGGTCTCTCTGGTCGATTGCCGTTCATGGGCGGACTGATGGGCATGGTTACTGCCGGTAAAATGGCGTCAAGCTCCGACCACTCTGACCACCCATTCGGCTGCGCGCAGTTGCGGCCCCGCCTGCCGACTGCGCGCGCTGCTCGTCCTCTGCTCTCGTCTTCCCGTTTCGTGCCGAATCGCCGACAATGACGTTACATCCGGTTTACCGTTCGTTTTTCCGTCATTTCCACGGTCGCTGATCGTTCCCCTTGGAAACATCATCGGCAGCCATGGTCTAATTCGATGTACCTTGCCGTAAATAAGTCGACAACCACCAGATGGCCGCCGCAAATCGACTCTCCGTTACCGTTCTCTCGAACGTTTCCACGAATTCGTTCCAACTTCGAACGAATCGCGGTTTTACACGTCTTCTACAGCTTCTGCGATCCGTGCCGATCGAGTTTTGCGAAAGTTCGGAAGAGAAGCATGGAAGAAACCGAGATACAGGCGATTAATTCGGGCAAATACGGTCGAGAGatgtttcctttctttctaGGCGTCTAGACTTGCCGAGCGTCTAGACGTTGCAGCGTTCTTTGTTTGGTAGGCTTTTGGAACTAGGAATCTTGGAAAGCGAGGCAACAAATGCTCTTTGTCTCAAGTGGCCTCTTGGGGCAACGCCTCGAGCAAACAACGACAAAGAAACCATTTATCTGAATTTCTTAGTACTGCGTGCTTGGTATAGGCGTTGTTTTGGCGGCTCGCAGACTTCCATGGGGCCGAAGCAGTGTGCCCCATAGAGCGATCCGTGCCGTCGGCTGCCACCTTTCGACGGGACAGCTTCTAGAACGACCATACTTTTCCGTTTCAAAGCTAATGGTAGAATTTATGTCGGGTTCGACGGTTTTCTAGATGCGTGACTGTCGATTTTCTTGCAGAATGCACACTCACGGCGCAGTAACTGCTATTGCTCAAGGAAATTCCGCTTTATCGTAAGATTGAAGCATCTATAGAGATATGATTAGGTTCTCATTCATAGACCGAAGTCGTTTCTGATATTACTAGATGTGTTGGAGTGGAATGTTCCGCCCTGCATTCTCCGTAGCGCACATTCCGCGTCCCTGCGCAGTTATTGATTTAGGCGTCCTCCATTTTACTTGGAGCGTAGGGTGAAGTTCCTTCACTCGACGTCACGGTACTTcacttttattcgattatactGAAGCGAAGATATGACTTCGGACGCAACTattctttcaaaaaattgttcgtcTAGAGTCGTAGAACGATAGGAGAGGGAAAGTGGAAAGCAAGAGATCGAAGTtgtgtagaaaataattttattatcgatacGTTTTCGcactaaaattgtaattatacagGTGGGCTCTTATAGTGGATAATTCAAAAGTACATCCTGCCTAGCCAGCTCGAGCAACATAGGATCGTCGAAGAATTTGTTAATGGACACGTCCTCGGACAGACCCTTCCGCCTCCGTGTTTTCAGCATAAATTCTCTGGCCAGATGTGTAGCCGGTTGAGGCTCGAGCGGTCGAATCGTGATGCTTTTATCCAGGGGATCGCCAGGTACGATTTGCCAATGGTGGAATACCGACAAGCAGAACGCCTGTCCCTGTGTGTGCGTCCTGAGATCGGTCTCGAACCCGAAGCTATCGATCGCTGGGATGAACGCCTTGATGGTGTACAAAGGACTTCCAGGCACGGGGGCGTCTTGGGTGACGTGGCCTCTTCTTTTGGCCAGCACCGTGTAAACGGCCGACACGCAATCCGCGGGTGCTTGCACCTCGACGAACAAGTACGGTTCCATTAATCTGGGCGTTGCCATCAAGAACGCCGAGTAGGCTACTCTCCTTGCAGTTGGAATGATCTGACCACCTGTAACAGAAAACAGAATTAACACGAATCTATCTAGAACAGTCCGACGTTCTTACCTCCTCGATGCAGAGGCTCCTGGGCGATCACAGCATCCAAGATCTTGAACTTCACGTTCCGGATAGGCTCCTCGCAAAGGGGGCCTTCTCTGGTGCCCCATTGGAAGCCTTGAATGATGGCGTCCCGAGCACTGTTCAGCAGCGTCTTGTCCACTTCCGACGGCAGCGTGTCGTCGACTAGAATGTTCGGGCCTGTGGCGTCGGGTCCGAAGGCCCATATACTTCTCGCAGCCAGCAAGTCCCAATCGTACTTCGTCTGGAAGAACTCTCCCAGCCGCTTCCTGCAAATCGCAGAGTGATCGAGACCTTTCTCTACGTTTGAGCCATCGGAAACCAAACTTACTTGTTCCACGTGATTTTAACGTGCTCCGCCTCTATGTCCTCGGCCAATCCTCTCTCCAGAGGTTCAGCGATCATCGTCAATTTATTGCGCTTGTTCGGTGTCTCCGCGAAACACTTCAACGAACTGGTCTCCACCACCGTTTCAGCGAAGGCGACGACAGGATCGGCCACTTTGATATCGATCTCGGAGTACATGCGACGAAGATCATGCATGGCGCAGTCCAAGTACAGTTCGCCTGTTCCCAGAACCACGTGTTCACCGCTCTCCTCAACCCTAGTACCCAACAGAGGGTAGCTTTTGTTCACCTTTCTCAGACCGTCCAACATCTTTGGCAGTTCCGAGGGATTCACAGGCTCTACTGCGATCTTGATCACGCTCTGGGTGTTGAACTTCAGCGGCCGGAATATGTGGAGGTCGTCCGAGCTGTTCAAATCGGTGATCGTGCTCGTCTTCACTATTGGTCGATCGATACCCTCGATCAGAACCCAGTTGCCCGCTGGAACCCTGTTTAGTTCGATAGAGTAGCGTGCCTCGCTGATCCATAACCTTCCAACAGTGAGAACTCGCGAGTCCTCTTCATCGGTGCGGGAATAGGCTTCACCAAGTACGCGGACGCGTTGTCCTGCCTCTAAAGTACCGGACATCACCCTCCCGAGGACTACGAACAGCGTGCAGTCTTCGGTAGGATACATTTTCGTGCTGTGAATCATCAACCTGCCCTGAAAACAAAGCGAGTCGGCAAAATGTAGAGATCGAGCATCGATAGATATTCTGAAGCTAGAAAGATCTCGAAGGTACTAACATCGGGATCACAGTTAACCATGTCCTGTGCGAGAGGAGAGTCTATAGGTCCTGTGTACACGTGCTGCACCTTTACTGGTGCGTGAGATTGGGGGCTGGGCACGTGAGCTACGCACATGTCGACCAATCCACACATGTCTCCCAGAAACCTGGTGCAGACTAATCTCAATAAAGGTCTGATGTTCATCTTCATCTCCTCTGAAGTCAATCTGATTCCCAGTTCGTCTAGTActgtgaaattaaatagagaTAGGATTATCAATACGATCCGATAGGAGTGAAAGTGTTAAAGTCCTACTAACCATCTGGCAAGGTAGTGTCCACGTCGCCGACAACCTGGGCGAAGATCTTGTACAGCGGCTCCAAGATAAACTCAATGAAGCTACGCTGAGCGGTATTGTGCGGAGGTTTCTTGGTGAACTTCCGAGTCTTGGAATTAAAGTATATGTCACCCCATAGTCTCTTCGCGAACTCGTTGGAGTTCAACCCTGGATGAGTCTTTGCGTACAAGGCGGCGAAGGATTTCAGGGTGAAACAGACGTTGTATTCGGAGCTTGCAAAACACACGTTGCCAATTGCAGGCGATACGAAGGACGGGTTCTCGTTATCCGAGTAGAGGGCGATCAATCCATTTATCTCCTCGATAATGTGCCGTAATTTGTAGTACGCGTCTAACGGAGGCAGTTTTAACTCCAAGATCAAACGGTCTATCTTGTTTATACAGACAGTTAACGCAAGCTTTTCTTGAAGCGCGTGCTTCAGAAGCCGCTCTGTGTTCAACATGACACCTTCTGCGGCGTCCACGATTAGGATTGCGCCGTCAGATAAACGTATCGCGGCTGTCGCCTCGTCGGAAAAGTTCACGTGGCCCGGGGTATCAAATATGTTTAATAGATAAGATTTCGACTTCACGTCCTGTAACAATAGAGTTACAGGTGCCGCTTTGGTTGATACTCCTCGCTGCTGCTCCGTGAATAGAGTGTCTGTGTACCTGCAGATTATGAAGTTTTTTATGAAGTTCAATCACAGTTGCTTAGACAGATTGTTAGCTCTTACCTCAAAGGCTTTTCGTCCGTTACACTGTGGAGATAGGGGTGGGTTTGCCTCACTAAACAATCGACTAGAGTAGTTTTTCCATGATGCAAGTGACCAAGCAGAACAACATTCCTAATTAAATGGGGTGCATCCATCATGTCTGCTAAGAATTCTATACTATACGTAGTTTCTGGAAGTTGTTGCTGCTTGATCTGAAACTTTGGCTTCCTAGTTGGTGCTATCAGTGGTTTATCTAATGGCTGGGCATCCTCTTCTTGTACTAATGTTTCTACCTGGAATATGATCAGTGgtattaacaagaaaaattcatttagaatCAAAACGCTTACCTCTGGTCCGTACACTTCCAATGCACTAGGGTAATATCTTTTGTCTTCGTGCAGCACCACTGCCATGGAGTTGCCCTGGTCATTTTGCTCCCTAGACTCATCTTTGTCTTCCTCCATTTCCTCGTCGGAGCGCTCCCTGTCGTCGGCATCGTCCCCGGCGTTCCCATACTCGTTTTCGTCTTCGCTGTCGGAGGCCAAATCGGGGCCGATATAATTGCCAAATTCGTCATAAAGATCGGCGTCCATGGTGAgtcttgttttaaattaaaaaaactgcAAACATATACAACATATTTACGCATAAAGATCGATTGTTTACGAGTTGGTCACGGgtacataaccttgacaattCCGAGCAACCGGTCATGTGTAACAATGTGAAAAAGCCAGCAATTATCGACCAACTTTGTTCGACACATCAAAAAGTTTACAAAGAACGCTCGCTAATGTTATGCACTTACCAGcaacagtattatttatagcaaaCGTTCAATCGATGTCGAGTTTGTATTCTTGGTTATGAACCCTGCATCGTGTAaaacaatgttataaaatgatgCGCAAAACGTTCGTACACTATCTTTGATTGTTACATTCAGAATACACATACAggagtaaaatgaaattatatttgcaactAATATACACGTgtagtttttatttcttaactgTATACAAACTCGTGCGACTTGTATCGAGTGAAGTAGGTAAAAACGCAAATGCAACATGCCAATGTGACAGAGCTAGatcaatcattttatttcgtgcAATACACGATATTAGTTGAATGTTATAGgatgcatataatatatttagctAGTAATTATGTATAGGAACCCAGGAAAGAGCCCAAATTCAATGTCTTATTTCTTCttgcatttttcattcatcTTTCGACAAGACAGTGCGATTGGTAGGACTGCTTGCTGAGTTAGTTGAACGACGCTCCGCTAGAGGATAGGCAGCGGTTTGTTCGAACTGGTTTGTACTAATTATACGGTTTAAATATCGCGATCTGATTATTTTAGTTGTCTACATAGCGAACGCAGCTTTCGAGGCATTGTTATTTGcattttcaattgttatacGTAAACTAATCACCGTCAAATTTATTACGCAAGCAAAAAACTTCAACCTTTTCGTTTAGGTTTGCTCTTTGCTAGGCGTCGCCACCGGTACGATTTGTTACAATGTAAAGCAAACAGTTGACGATGTtaggataataaaaaatcgtttGAGGGTCGGTAATTGAACTCCGCTAAAATGGACAGGTATCATAGATCGTCTActgatcgatcgattttttgtttatttacagaaatcgGGGGTTGGCTAGCGAGCTACCTGAAGTTGTCCGAAACAGTTGCTGCTGCGACAGTAATGTTTGCGCGCATGGTCGCGAAAGTACATTCGGCCTATCGTGCACGACACTTACGTTGGCAGCTTACACAAACACAGCTTGTCTACACCGATACGAATGTTGCCCACAGTGGCCCAGACTGACAGCTGGAAGAACGCGAAGCAGGAGTGGCAGATCATGTAAGGTGAGACGCCTTTGTTTTCTCGCGGCGTGTAGCATCCGTTTAGCATCCTAAGTGAACGACGTTGCAATCTGTCGGGCTGTGTTCGCGCGTCCCGAAACCTGTCTTCTAATTCTGTCCTATTAAGTGTAATTGACACACCCGCTACATTGCAACGACGTGCGTTACGTTTCGGTTGCTCGAGTTCCTGTAAACAAAACCATTAACTTCGGTGTCAAGCGGCTCCGATTTTCCCTCGTCCAGTT encodes:
- the LOC144478746 gene encoding 116 kDa U5 small nuclear ribonucleoprotein component, producing MDADLYDEFGNYIGPDLASDSEDENEYGNAGDDADDRERSDEEMEEDKDESREQNDQGNSMAVVLHEDKRYYPSALEVYGPEVETLVQEEDAQPLDKPLIAPTRKPKFQIKQQQLPETTYSIEFLADMMDAPHLIRNVVLLGHLHHGKTTLVDCLVRQTHPYLHSVTDEKPLRYTDTLFTEQQRGVSTKAAPVTLLLQDVKSKSYLLNIFDTPGHVNFSDEATAAIRLSDGAILIVDAAEGVMLNTERLLKHALQEKLALTVCINKIDRLILELKLPPLDAYYKLRHIIEEINGLIALYSDNENPSFVSPAIGNVCFASSEYNVCFTLKSFAALYAKTHPGLNSNEFAKRLWGDIYFNSKTRKFTKKPPHNTAQRSFIEFILEPLYKIFAQVVGDVDTTLPDVLDELGIRLTSEEMKMNIRPLLRLVCTRFLGDMCGLVDMCVAHVPSPQSHAPVKVQHVYTGPIDSPLAQDMVNCDPDGRLMIHSTKMYPTEDCTLFVVLGRVMSGTLEAGQRVRVLGEAYSRTDEEDSRVLTVGRLWISEARYSIELNRVPAGNWVLIEGIDRPIVKTSTITDLNSSDDLHIFRPLKFNTQSVIKIAVEPVNPSELPKMLDGLRKVNKSYPLLGTRVEESGEHVVLGTGELYLDCAMHDLRRMYSEIDIKVADPVVAFAETVVETSSLKCFAETPNKRNKLTMIAEPLERGLAEDIEAEHVKITWNKKRLGEFFQTKYDWDLLAARSIWAFGPDATGPNILVDDTLPSEVDKTLLNSARDAIIQGFQWGTREGPLCEEPIRNVKFKILDAVIAQEPLHRGGGQIIPTARRVAYSAFLMATPRLMEPYLFVEVQAPADCVSAVYTVLAKRRGHVTQDAPVPGSPLYTIKAFIPAIDSFGFETDLRTHTQGQAFCLSVFHHWQIVPGDPLDKSITIRPLEPQPATHLAREFMLKTRRRKGLSEDVSINKFFDDPMLLELARQDVLLNYPL